In Flavobacterium okayamense, a single window of DNA contains:
- a CDS encoding (Fe-S)-binding protein, producing the protein MSILPNILFAIILFLGIGYFARNVKKLIRNIKLGQDIDRSDNSSARWKNMAMIALGQSKMVKRPIAGFLHILVYLGFVIINIEVLEIIIDGLFGTHRVFSFLGGFYDVLIGSFEVLAFLVLVAVIVFWIRRNVMKIQRFWKPEMEGFPKSDANYILYFEMVLMTLFLVMNAADYHLQFVPGGFSHYHQAGSFPISQFIAPVFNGMDNALVAMIEKGAWWLHIVGILIFLNYLYFSKHLHILLAFPNTYFANLNPLGQFNNLESVTNEVKLMMDPNADPFAAPANPDAVPAKFGASDVQDLNWVQLLNAYTCTECGRCTSSCPANQTGKKLSPRKIIMDTRDRLEEVGKNIDANGGKFVDDGKSLLNDYITTEELWACTTCNACVEECPVNISPLSIIMDMRRYLVMEQSAAPTELNNMMSNIENNGAPWPYNQMDRLNWVNE; encoded by the coding sequence ATGAGTATTTTACCTAATATTTTATTTGCCATAATTCTTTTTCTAGGAATTGGTTATTTTGCACGTAATGTAAAAAAGTTAATACGTAACATTAAACTTGGCCAAGATATTGATCGTTCTGATAATTCATCAGCACGATGGAAAAATATGGCAATGATTGCTTTAGGTCAATCAAAAATGGTAAAAAGACCAATTGCTGGTTTTTTACATATTTTAGTTTATTTAGGATTCGTTATTATAAATATTGAGGTTCTAGAGATAATTATCGATGGATTATTTGGTACTCATCGTGTTTTTAGCTTTTTAGGAGGTTTTTATGATGTTTTAATCGGTTCATTCGAAGTTCTTGCTTTTTTAGTTTTAGTAGCTGTTATTGTGTTTTGGATTAGAAGAAACGTAATGAAAATCCAACGCTTCTGGAAACCTGAAATGGAAGGTTTTCCTAAAAGTGATGCAAATTATATTTTGTACTTCGAAATGGTTTTAATGACGCTTTTCTTAGTAATGAATGCAGCGGATTATCATTTACAATTTGTACCAGGAGGTTTTAGTCACTATCATCAAGCAGGAAGTTTTCCAATTTCTCAGTTTATCGCACCCGTTTTTAACGGTATGGATAATGCACTTGTTGCTATGATTGAAAAAGGAGCATGGTGGTTGCATATTGTAGGGATTTTAATTTTCTTAAACTATTTATATTTCTCTAAGCATTTACATATATTATTGGCGTTTCCAAATACTTATTTTGCAAATTTAAATCCATTAGGACAATTTAATAATTTAGAAAGTGTAACTAATGAAGTTAAGCTAATGATGGATCCAAATGCTGATCCATTTGCTGCGCCTGCAAATCCAGATGCAGTTCCCGCTAAATTTGGAGCTTCTGATGTTCAAGATTTAAATTGGGTACAATTGTTAAATGCTTACACATGTACTGAATGTGGTCGTTGTACATCTTCTTGTCCAGCAAACCAAACAGGTAAAAAATTATCGCCTCGTAAAATTATAATGGATACGAGAGATCGTTTAGAAGAAGTTGGTAAAAACATTGATGCAAACGGTGGTAAATTTGTAGATGATGGTAAATCATTATTGAACGATTACATTACAACAGAAGAGCTTTGGGCTTGTACAACTTGTAATGCATGTGTAGAAGAATGTCCGGTTAATATTAGCCCGTTATCAATCATCATGGATATGCGTCGTTACTTAGTTATGGAGCAAAGTGCTGCGCCAACAGAACTAAATAATATGATGTCAAACATTGAAAATAATGGAGCTCCTTGGCCTTACAATCAAATGGATCGTTTGAATTGGGTGAATGAGTAA
- a CDS encoding N-acetylmuramoyl-L-alanine amidase family protein, whose translation MMKNIYRILIIILLFSISNELEAQTNKFKVVLDAGHGGKDSGKNAHGFLEKNIALEITKKVGDILNREKGVNVIYTRKTDVFVELTERANIANKNDADLFVSIHCNSAGKNFAPYGTETFVMGMSRTNLNFDVAKSENSVIFLESDYKEKYNGFDPNKPESLIGLKILQEEYLSQSIELASRIESNFSKKLGRKSRGVKQQPLWVLDASYMPSVLIETGFVTNVEEGKYLNSEKGQNEIADAIANAVLDYKKEFFQENTNNTVIVEETKDDKPEIKLINGLVFKVQISASSRKLDTKPSNFKKLSPISREQEGKLFKYFYGEENSYDSAKNKLEEAKSKGYNSAFIVAYKDGVKISVADAIK comes from the coding sequence ATGATGAAAAACATATATAGAATACTTATAATCATATTGTTATTTTCAATTTCAAATGAACTTGAAGCTCAAACAAATAAATTTAAAGTTGTCTTAGATGCTGGACATGGAGGAAAAGACTCTGGAAAGAATGCACATGGTTTTCTAGAAAAAAATATAGCTTTAGAAATAACTAAGAAAGTAGGAGATATTTTAAATAGAGAAAAAGGAGTTAATGTAATATATACTAGAAAGACAGATGTTTTTGTAGAGTTAACCGAAAGAGCAAATATTGCTAATAAAAATGATGCCGATTTGTTTGTTTCAATTCATTGTAATTCTGCTGGAAAAAATTTTGCTCCTTATGGAACAGAAACATTTGTAATGGGAATGTCGCGTACCAATTTAAATTTTGATGTTGCTAAAAGTGAAAACTCAGTAATTTTTCTTGAAAGCGATTATAAAGAAAAGTATAATGGTTTTGATCCTAATAAGCCAGAATCATTAATTGGTCTGAAAATTCTTCAAGAAGAGTACTTATCGCAAAGTATTGAATTAGCTTCTAGAATAGAATCTAATTTTTCTAAGAAATTAGGAAGAAAGAGTAGAGGTGTAAAACAACAACCTTTATGGGTTTTGGATGCTTCTTATATGCCTAGTGTTTTAATTGAAACAGGTTTTGTTACAAATGTTGAAGAAGGGAAATATTTAAATTCAGAAAAAGGCCAAAATGAAATTGCTGATGCAATTGCTAATGCTGTTTTAGATTATAAGAAAGAGTTTTTTCAGGAAAATACAAATAATACTGTAATTGTTGAAGAAACTAAAGATGATAAACCTGAAATTAAACTAATAAATGGTTTAGTGTTTAAAGTTCAAATTTCGGCTAGTAGTAGAAAATTAGATACTAAACCATCAAATTTTAAAAAGCTTTCGCCAATTTCTCGCGAGCAAGAAGGAAAACTATTCAAATATTTTTATGGTGAAGAAAATAGTTATGATTCTGCGAAAAATAAGTTAGAAGAAGCAAAGTCAAAAGGTTATAATTCAGCTTTCATTGTAGCTTATAAAGATGGAGTAAAAATTAGTGTAGCTGATGCAATAAAATAA
- a CDS encoding (Fe-S)-binding protein produces MSESLIVPTMAEMMAEGKQPEILFWVGSAGSFDDRAKKITRAFVKILNKANVNFAVLGTEESCTGDVAKRAGNEFLFQMQALMNIELLNSYEVKKIVTCDPHSFNCLKNEYPNLGGNYEVLHHTQFIKQLLSEGRISFNKETYKGSRITFHDPCYLGRANNEYDAPREILQTTNAAVVEMKRSKSSALCCGAGGAQMFKEPEKGDMDINVLRTQDALETNPNIIVTGCPYCNTMMTDGVKFSHKEEEIKVLDIAEIIANAQE; encoded by the coding sequence ATGTCTGAAAGTTTAATAGTTCCAACTATGGCTGAAATGATGGCTGAAGGGAAACAACCTGAGATTTTATTTTGGGTAGGTTCAGCAGGTAGTTTCGATGATAGAGCAAAAAAAATAACTAGAGCTTTTGTAAAAATACTTAATAAAGCAAACGTAAACTTTGCTGTTTTGGGTACAGAAGAAAGTTGTACGGGTGATGTTGCAAAAAGAGCTGGTAATGAGTTCTTATTTCAAATGCAAGCTTTAATGAATATAGAATTATTAAATTCTTATGAGGTAAAGAAAATTGTTACTTGTGATCCGCATTCATTTAATTGTTTAAAGAATGAATATCCTAATTTAGGAGGTAATTATGAGGTTTTGCATCACACACAATTTATTAAACAATTATTGAGCGAAGGACGTATTAGTTTTAATAAAGAAACGTACAAAGGAAGTCGTATCACTTTTCATGATCCTTGTTATTTAGGACGTGCTAATAATGAATATGATGCGCCTAGAGAAATTCTTCAAACTACTAATGCTGCTGTTGTTGAAATGAAGCGAAGTAAAAGTTCGGCTTTATGCTGTGGCGCAGGTGGTGCTCAAATGTTCAAAGAACCAGAAAAAGGAGATATGGATATTAATGTTTTAAGAACACAAGATGCTCTAGAAACAAATCCAAATATTATTGTTACAGGTTGTCCTTACTGTAATACTATGATGACTGATGGTGTTAAGTTTAGTCATAAAGAAGAAGAGATTAAAGTTTTAGATATTGCTGAAATTATTGCTAACGCTCAAGAATAA
- a CDS encoding MlaD family protein produces the protein MKLSREIKTAILVILSILLFIWGYNFLKGKNYFDTSKKLYAVYENVSGLVPAAPVTINGLKIGRVNSIEIQPDGKLLVQMQITNDFPISKSSIAEIYDSGPLGGREIAIIPNFEDKTETESGDHLKSSNKLGLTDALAKEIEPIKDKIEKLLDNANVLFANINQVLDENTKSNLRNSIANLNKTMAEFSGASKDLNQLLANNKSKLDNTFSNLDKTTQNFATISDSLANANFGQTVKNLEKTLANVDKLMADMEQGKGTMGKLMKDDEMYNNFTSASKELELLLQDLRLHPTRYVNVSVFGKKDKPYKAPEVNDKNEQINK, from the coding sequence ATGAAATTATCTCGAGAAATTAAAACGGCTATTTTAGTCATCTTATCTATATTACTTTTTATTTGGGGATATAATTTTTTAAAAGGTAAAAACTACTTTGATACAAGTAAAAAATTATACGCAGTTTATGAAAATGTTTCAGGTCTTGTTCCTGCTGCACCTGTAACAATAAACGGATTAAAAATTGGTCGTGTTAATTCAATAGAAATTCAACCAGATGGGAAACTATTAGTACAAATGCAGATCACTAATGATTTTCCGATATCAAAATCTAGTATTGCTGAAATCTACGATTCTGGACCTTTAGGAGGAAGAGAAATTGCCATTATTCCAAATTTTGAAGATAAAACTGAAACTGAAAGTGGAGATCATTTAAAATCGTCAAATAAACTAGGTTTAACAGATGCTTTAGCTAAAGAAATTGAACCTATAAAAGATAAAATCGAAAAATTACTTGATAATGCAAATGTATTATTTGCTAATATTAATCAAGTATTAGATGAAAATACTAAATCAAATCTTCGTAATAGTATAGCTAACTTAAACAAAACAATGGCTGAGTTTAGTGGAGCTTCTAAAGATTTAAACCAATTACTTGCTAACAACAAATCAAAATTAGATAACACATTTTCAAATTTAGATAAGACAACACAAAACTTTGCAACTATTTCAGATTCCTTAGCGAATGCTAACTTTGGTCAAACTGTAAAAAATCTTGAAAAAACCTTAGCCAATGTAGATAAATTAATGGCTGATATGGAACAAGGAAAAGGTACAATGGGTAAATTAATGAAAGATGATGAAATGTACAATAATTTTACAAGTGCATCTAAAGAATTAGAACTATTGTTGCAAGATTTAAGATTACATCCAACACGCTATGTTAATGTTTCTGTTTTTGGTAAAAAAGACAAACCTTACAAAGCTCCTGAAGTAAACGATAAAAACGAACAAATCAACAAATAA